Proteins encoded together in one Thalassotalea crassostreae window:
- a CDS encoding GNAT family N-acetyltransferase, with the protein MSEYIAHFVTSINDIDEDSWNTLFSSSYPFTKHGFLSALEDSHVVSKETGWIAQHLLIYKKEKENSNQNSIQLNPQSQLLNLKHQKSLVAAMPAYIKLHSYGEYMFDWSWADAFLAKGIEYYPKLVSSVPFTPATGQRFAVANSELENYNQLIKLMVNACKEIAHRVSLSNMQWLFVDKQGSLELANEDTLQRTDIQYHWFNRGYANFDDFLATLKSRKRKNISKERAQVHNNGICFSWLSGEQISSLDWQQFFQFYQLTYMRRSGHQGYLNLSFFQNLPAKISEQVLLLKATKDDRVVGCALYFKSDTHLYGRYWGSTQEFDFLHFEACYYQGIEYCIKHGLQVFDAGAQGEHKLLRGFEPVVNYGNYLFFEQTYKQSIAQFLRQETEHHKEYLKNAKNYLPYKHSE; encoded by the coding sequence GTGTCTGAATATATAGCGCACTTTGTTACTAGTATAAATGATATCGATGAAGACAGCTGGAATACCCTGTTTTCATCATCATACCCATTTACCAAGCATGGCTTTTTATCAGCCCTTGAAGACAGTCATGTAGTTTCTAAAGAGACTGGCTGGATAGCTCAGCATTTACTTATCTATAAAAAAGAAAAAGAAAACTCAAATCAAAACTCTATCCAACTAAATCCTCAAAGCCAACTACTCAATCTTAAACACCAAAAATCATTAGTGGCTGCAATGCCAGCTTATATCAAACTTCATTCATATGGCGAGTATATGTTTGACTGGAGTTGGGCAGACGCTTTTTTAGCAAAAGGAATTGAATACTACCCTAAATTGGTTAGTTCAGTTCCATTTACACCAGCAACCGGCCAACGTTTTGCTGTTGCTAATAGTGAACTAGAAAATTACAACCAGTTAATTAAATTAATGGTTAATGCTTGTAAAGAAATAGCACACCGCGTTTCTTTATCGAATATGCAGTGGCTATTTGTTGATAAGCAAGGCTCACTTGAACTTGCTAATGAAGACACATTACAGCGAACAGATATTCAATATCATTGGTTTAACCGCGGTTATGCTAACTTTGATGATTTTCTTGCAACATTAAAGTCGAGAAAACGGAAAAATATAAGCAAAGAGCGAGCGCAGGTACATAACAATGGTATCTGTTTTAGTTGGTTGTCCGGTGAGCAAATATCTAGCCTAGACTGGCAGCAATTTTTTCAATTCTATCAATTAACCTATATGCGCCGCTCTGGCCATCAAGGTTATTTGAATCTAAGTTTTTTTCAAAATTTGCCGGCAAAGATAAGTGAGCAAGTTTTATTATTAAAAGCCACTAAAGACGATAGAGTCGTTGGTTGTGCACTTTACTTTAAATCAGATACTCATCTATACGGCCGTTATTGGGGGAGCACTCAAGAGTTTGACTTTTTGCACTTTGAAGCCTGTTATTATCAAGGTATTGAATATTGCATCAAACACGGTTTACAAGTGTTTGACGCTGGTGCTCAAGGCGAACATAAGTTACTCCGCGGTTTTGAACCTGTGGTTAATTATGGGAACTATTTGTTTTTTGAACAGACTTACAAGCAATCTATTGCTCAGTTTTTACGGCAAGAGACTGAACATCATAAAGAGTACCTAAAAAATGCAAAAAACTATCTACCCTATAAACACAGTGAATAA
- a CDS encoding DMT family transporter, translating into MNFIQTIQLVALAAIWGASFMFLRYSSSDFGAVSLIFIRVAIGFLTLLPFLIYYKAGKQLKNHWKGIMIVGLTNTALPFTLFAYATLSQSAGLTSILNATAPIFTALVAFLWLKDKFTPLKIAGLLVGFTGVILLFSGKGGLQFDASSVAILCCLVATLNYGYAACYAKRYLQGVNSLAIAAGSLLFATIMLLPFLPFYWPSETPSLNSWLSAIVLGVLCTALAYIFYFRLLADLGPEKAMTVTYLIPVFGVLWGMSFLDEQLSVLMLTGGLLILLGVGLTTGVHKRLISWVKK; encoded by the coding sequence ATGAATTTCATTCAAACCATACAATTAGTAGCACTAGCCGCAATTTGGGGCGCTTCATTCATGTTTTTGCGCTACTCAAGTAGTGATTTTGGCGCTGTTTCATTGATATTTATTCGTGTCGCCATAGGCTTTTTAACTTTGCTGCCTTTTCTTATTTACTATAAAGCCGGTAAGCAATTAAAAAACCATTGGAAAGGTATCATGATTGTTGGCCTAACCAACACTGCTCTACCATTTACCCTATTTGCTTATGCGACTTTAAGCCAAAGCGCCGGATTGACCTCGATTCTGAATGCGACAGCGCCAATCTTTACCGCATTGGTCGCTTTTTTGTGGTTAAAAGATAAATTTACCCCATTAAAAATTGCCGGTCTGCTGGTCGGTTTTACAGGGGTAATTTTGCTATTTTCCGGTAAAGGAGGCTTACAATTTGATGCGAGTAGTGTTGCCATTTTATGCTGTTTAGTGGCAACGCTAAATTACGGTTATGCAGCGTGTTATGCGAAAAGATACTTACAAGGAGTTAATAGCTTGGCAATCGCCGCAGGTTCTTTATTGTTTGCCACCATCATGCTATTGCCATTCTTGCCATTTTATTGGCCAAGTGAAACACCATCATTAAATTCCTGGCTTTCAGCAATCGTATTAGGGGTGCTTTGTACCGCCCTTGCATACATATTTTACTTTCGATTACTCGCTGATCTTGGCCCAGAAAAAGCGATGACAGTTACTTATCTTATTCCAGTGTTTGGAGTGTTATGGGGCATGTCATTTCTTGATGAACAACTATCTGTATTAATGCTTACAGGCGGCTTATTAATATTGCTAGGCGTTGGATTAACTACCGGTGTGCACAAACGACTTATCTCTTGGGTAAAGAAGTAA
- a CDS encoding metal-dependent hydrolase family protein, whose protein sequence is MNFNKKYISAAILALSSFTVAADNIQLIHAGEMLSVPGKTIQKQKTIVIVDNKISEILDGYVRAKEVSEDATVIDLKNSFVMPGMMDMHVHLQGELGPNNTAETVRLSDEDVSMQSVLFAKRTLMSGFTTVRDLGSNPQYMYALRDGISKGWVEGPRIIAAGRVSVTGGHLDVDGMRHDLLEKYSSDTLCDGPYDCRKATRTTIKYGADMIKVASTGGVLSDTSTGTGQQMNDDELKEIVTTAHSLGRKVAAHAHAADGINAALKAGVDSIEHGSYANKDSIQLFKQTGAYLVPTLLAGDTVVNLAKTTDFMSDDIKAKAIRVGGDMLKNFATAYEAGVNIAFGTDSGVSKHGINAQEAILMHGAGMTEIDIIKSATINSADLIGKSDILGTIEAGKLADIIAMDKNPLKDITELTRVNFVMKDGVVFSN, encoded by the coding sequence ATGAACTTTAATAAAAAATACATTAGTGCGGCAATTTTAGCGCTATCTAGCTTTACTGTAGCGGCGGATAATATCCAACTAATACATGCCGGTGAGATGCTTTCCGTACCTGGTAAAACCATTCAAAAACAAAAGACTATCGTTATTGTTGATAACAAAATAAGCGAAATTCTCGATGGCTATGTACGCGCTAAAGAAGTATCAGAAGACGCGACAGTAATTGATTTGAAAAATAGTTTTGTTATGCCGGGCATGATGGATATGCATGTTCATTTACAGGGCGAGCTGGGACCAAATAATACCGCTGAAACTGTTCGACTTTCTGACGAAGATGTCAGTATGCAAAGCGTGTTATTTGCGAAACGAACGTTAATGTCCGGCTTTACTACGGTTCGTGATTTAGGTTCAAATCCACAATATATGTATGCATTGCGCGATGGTATCAGTAAAGGCTGGGTTGAAGGCCCTCGTATTATTGCCGCTGGCCGAGTCAGTGTCACAGGCGGCCATTTAGATGTTGATGGTATGCGTCACGACTTACTTGAAAAATACAGTTCAGACACCTTGTGTGATGGTCCATATGATTGCCGAAAGGCGACTCGCACCACAATTAAGTATGGCGCGGATATGATCAAAGTCGCATCGACCGGCGGTGTATTATCGGATACCAGTACAGGTACCGGTCAACAAATGAATGATGATGAATTAAAAGAAATTGTTACCACGGCACATTCATTAGGGCGCAAAGTAGCAGCCCATGCTCATGCTGCAGATGGCATTAATGCTGCATTAAAAGCTGGCGTTGATTCTATTGAACATGGTAGTTATGCAAACAAAGACTCAATTCAGCTGTTTAAACAAACCGGGGCATATTTAGTTCCTACATTATTAGCGGGCGATACCGTTGTTAATTTGGCAAAAACTACCGACTTTATGTCCGATGATATTAAAGCTAAGGCGATTCGCGTTGGTGGCGATATGCTGAAAAACTTCGCTACTGCTTATGAAGCTGGCGTGAACATAGCTTTTGGTACCGATTCTGGCGTTTCTAAACATGGTATAAATGCGCAAGAAGCGATATTAATGCATGGAGCTGGAATGACTGAAATAGACATTATTAAGTCGGCGACTATAAATTCTGCCGATCTAATCGGTAAGTCAGATATACTTGGTACAATAGAAGCTGGAAAGTTAGCGGATATTATCGCCATGGATAAAAATCCTCTTAAAGATATCACCGAATTAACCCGTGTGAACTTTGTGATGAAAGATGGCGTGGTTTTTAGTAATTAG
- a CDS encoding ion transporter, whose protein sequence is MTASISLFQNQLKRIDSSKAFQGVVIAVIILSALLIGAKTHDFPEKVITVLAIMDMSITVFFLVEIVIRYLASEDNKTFFKSGWNIFDSLIVIGSLIPAGGSGVLLARLLRVFRVLRLVSMVPELRLLINALLKAIPRMGYIALLMFVIFYIYAAIGSILFHQINEFLWGDVSVSLLTLFRVATFEDWTDIMYETMAVYPLSWVFYLTFIFLTAFVFLNMMVGTILEVMAHEHELERAKAHGESEDGGEPASRAQIEQLQRQITELSAITKAIAEKK, encoded by the coding sequence ATGACCGCCAGTATTTCGTTATTTCAGAATCAATTAAAACGTATTGACTCAAGCAAAGCATTCCAAGGTGTGGTGATTGCTGTGATCATACTCTCAGCTTTATTGATTGGCGCTAAAACTCATGACTTCCCAGAGAAAGTTATCACCGTATTGGCGATAATGGACATGAGTATTACGGTATTCTTTTTAGTCGAAATAGTTATTCGCTACTTAGCTAGTGAGGATAATAAAACGTTTTTTAAAAGTGGTTGGAATATTTTTGATAGCTTAATCGTCATCGGTTCTCTCATTCCTGCCGGCGGCTCAGGTGTTTTACTAGCGCGATTACTTAGGGTGTTTAGAGTTCTGCGACTGGTCTCCATGGTGCCAGAACTTCGGTTACTAATAAATGCATTACTTAAAGCTATCCCAAGAATGGGCTATATCGCTTTATTGATGTTTGTTATTTTCTATATTTACGCAGCAATTGGTTCGATCTTATTTCACCAAATAAATGAATTTTTATGGGGTGATGTTTCGGTATCTTTATTGACTTTATTCCGCGTTGCTACGTTTGAAGATTGGACCGATATCATGTACGAAACAATGGCGGTGTACCCTTTAAGTTGGGTGTTTTATCTAACCTTTATCTTCCTTACCGCCTTTGTTTTTCTAAATATGATGGTAGGTACTATCTTGGAAGTAATGGCCCATGAACATGAGCTAGAACGAGCAAAAGCTCATGGTGAGTCGGAAGACGGAGGCGAGCCTGCAAGTAGAGCACAAATTGAACAATTACAGCGGCAAATAACCGAATTATCAGCAATTACTAAAGCAATAGCCGAAAAAAAATAA
- the pntB gene encoding Re/Si-specific NAD(P)(+) transhydrogenase subunit beta: MTEGIITAAYIIAAILFIMSLAGLSKQDTAEAGNWYGIIGMSIALIATIAGPGVSGALPLTIVAACMVGGALIGLRLAKKVEMTEMPELVAILHSFVGLAAVFVGFNSYYDHGIMIGATKTIHDVEVFLGVFIGAVTFTGSVVAFAKLRGIINTSALMLPHRHKLNLLAIIASGYLMFEFVSAGGATQPLLIMTFIAFVFGWHLVASIGGADMPVVVSMLNSYSGWAAAAAGFMLGNDLLIITGALVGSSGAILSYIMCKAMNRSFISVIAGGFGTDVQVATDVDYGEHQEISAEATAELLKEAKTVVITPGYGMAVAQAQYPVYEITRALQNKGIEVRFAIHPVAGRLPGHMNVLLAEAKVPYDIVLGMEEINDDFPETDVVLVIGANDTVNPAAAEDPNSPIAGMPVCEVWNAKQVVVFKRSMNTGYAGVQNPLFFKDNTVMLFGDAKDSVEKIFKAL, encoded by the coding sequence ATGACTGAAGGTATTATCACTGCGGCGTATATAATTGCTGCTATTTTATTTATTATGTCTCTTGCTGGATTAAGCAAGCAAGACACAGCGGAAGCGGGTAACTGGTACGGCATTATTGGTATGTCGATCGCGCTTATCGCGACAATTGCAGGGCCAGGAGTTAGCGGTGCTTTGCCATTAACAATTGTTGCTGCATGTATGGTTGGCGGTGCGTTAATAGGCTTACGTTTAGCTAAAAAAGTTGAAATGACAGAAATGCCCGAGCTTGTGGCTATTTTACATAGTTTTGTTGGTTTAGCTGCAGTATTTGTTGGTTTTAACTCATATTATGATCACGGCATTATGATAGGTGCCACGAAAACGATTCACGATGTTGAAGTGTTTTTGGGGGTATTTATTGGTGCGGTAACCTTTACCGGTTCTGTTGTTGCGTTTGCTAAATTACGCGGCATTATCAACACCTCTGCGCTTATGTTGCCACATCGTCATAAATTGAACCTGCTTGCGATTATTGCCAGTGGTTATTTAATGTTTGAATTTGTTAGTGCAGGCGGTGCAACGCAACCATTATTAATTATGACGTTTATCGCATTCGTTTTTGGTTGGCACTTAGTTGCATCAATCGGTGGTGCCGATATGCCGGTTGTTGTGTCGATGCTAAATTCATATTCTGGTTGGGCAGCAGCGGCGGCAGGTTTCATGCTAGGTAATGACTTGTTAATCATCACTGGTGCTTTAGTTGGTTCATCGGGTGCGATTCTTTCTTACATTATGTGTAAGGCAATGAACCGCTCGTTTATCAGTGTTATTGCCGGTGGCTTCGGCACTGATGTTCAAGTAGCAACGGATGTTGATTACGGCGAGCATCAAGAGATCTCAGCGGAAGCGACTGCTGAATTATTGAAAGAAGCGAAGACAGTTGTTATTACTCCAGGTTACGGTATGGCGGTTGCGCAAGCGCAATATCCGGTATATGAAATTACTAGAGCATTACAAAATAAAGGCATCGAAGTTCGTTTTGCAATTCACCCTGTAGCGGGACGTTTGCCTGGTCATATGAATGTATTGTTAGCAGAAGCTAAAGTACCTTACGATATCGTATTAGGCATGGAAGAAATCAATGATGACTTCCCTGAAACTGATGTTGTATTGGTTATTGGTGCAAACGATACCGTAAACCCAGCAGCGGCAGAAGATCCAAATAGTCCGATTGCTGGTATGCCAGTATGTGAAGTTTGGAATGCAAAGCAAGTTGTTGTATTTAAACGCTCAATGAACACAGGTTACGCAGGTGTACAAAACCCATTATTCTTTAAGGATAATACGGTGATGTTATTTGGTGATGCGAAAGATTCTGTCGAGAAGATTTTCAAAGCACTTTAA
- a CDS encoding Re/Si-specific NAD(P)(+) transhydrogenase subunit alpha, whose protein sequence is MQIGIPKETLSGENRVSASPASIQALIKLGFEVSVESGAGDKASFNDDVYQQAGASIVTTEQAWQSDLVLKVNQPNDAEVDLLKEGSNLVSFIAPAQNEEMLAKLSAKNVNTLAMEMVPRMTRSQSMDALSSMANIAGYRAVIEATNHFGRFLTGQITAAGKIPPAKVMIIGAGVAGLAAIGTAGSLGAIVRAFDTRPEVKEQIESMGAEFLELDYEEEEDTGSGDGYAKEMSKAFIDAEMALFLEQAKEVDIIITTAMIPGRPAPKLITEEMVNAMKPGSIVVDLAAPGGGNCELTVPGEINEVNQVKIIGYTDFVSRLPNQSSQLYANNLVNLMKLLCKEKDGNIDIDFDDVVLRNMTVVKDGEVTFPPPPIQVSAAPAAPAAKAEPEVEVEEAPKSNTKKYVAMALGAIGFAWVASVAPAEFLSHFTVFMLACVVGYHLVWNVSHALHTPLMSVTNAISGIIIVGALLQVGSDELIVQILAGIAILIATINIAGGFFVTKRMLKMFRK, encoded by the coding sequence CTCTTTCGGGTGAAAATAGAGTTTCTGCTTCTCCTGCTTCTATTCAAGCGCTAATTAAGCTTGGCTTTGAAGTATCTGTGGAGAGTGGTGCAGGTGACAAAGCAAGCTTTAATGATGATGTATATCAGCAAGCTGGCGCGAGTATCGTAACAACTGAGCAGGCTTGGCAGTCTGATCTAGTGTTAAAAGTAAACCAACCAAATGATGCTGAGGTTGATCTTCTTAAAGAAGGATCGAACCTTGTTAGCTTTATTGCCCCAGCTCAAAACGAAGAGATGCTGGCTAAATTAAGTGCAAAAAACGTTAATACGTTAGCGATGGAAATGGTTCCTCGAATGACTCGTTCACAATCAATGGATGCCCTTAGTTCAATGGCAAACATTGCTGGCTACCGTGCTGTTATTGAAGCTACTAATCATTTTGGTCGTTTTTTAACCGGGCAAATTACTGCTGCTGGTAAGATCCCACCGGCGAAGGTAATGATTATTGGTGCTGGTGTTGCTGGTCTTGCCGCAATTGGTACCGCAGGTAGCTTAGGTGCGATTGTACGCGCATTCGATACTCGTCCAGAAGTAAAAGAACAAATTGAATCTATGGGTGCTGAGTTCCTTGAGCTTGATTACGAGGAAGAAGAAGATACTGGCAGCGGTGATGGCTACGCAAAAGAAATGAGTAAAGCCTTTATCGATGCTGAGATGGCGCTGTTCCTAGAACAAGCCAAAGAAGTTGATATTATTATTACTACAGCGATGATCCCGGGTCGCCCTGCACCAAAACTTATTACTGAAGAAATGGTTAATGCCATGAAGCCAGGTTCAATTGTTGTTGATTTAGCAGCGCCAGGCGGCGGTAACTGTGAATTAACGGTACCTGGTGAAATTAACGAAGTTAACCAAGTTAAAATTATTGGTTATACCGATTTCGTTTCTCGCTTACCGAATCAATCGTCACAACTTTATGCAAATAATCTTGTCAATCTAATGAAGTTATTGTGTAAAGAAAAAGACGGTAACATCGATATCGATTTTGATGACGTGGTACTTCGCAATATGACAGTGGTTAAAGATGGTGAAGTTACTTTCCCACCACCACCAATTCAAGTTTCAGCGGCACCTGCTGCGCCTGCAGCAAAAGCAGAGCCGGAAGTTGAAGTTGAAGAAGCACCGAAGTCAAATACGAAGAAATACGTTGCAATGGCATTAGGGGCCATTGGTTTTGCTTGGGTTGCAAGTGTAGCTCCAGCTGAGTTCCTTTCACATTTTACAGTATTTATGTTGGCCTGTGTTGTTGGTTATCATTTGGTTTGGAACGTCTCGCACGCTCTACACACACCATTAATGAGTGTAACCAATGCTATTTCAGGAATTATTATTGTTGGTGCATTGCTGCAAGTGGGCAGTGATGAATTAATAGTACAAATTCTTGCCGGCATCGCGATTTTAATCGCGACCATCAATATTGCGGGCGGTTTCTTTGTAACCAAGCGCATGCTTAAAATGTTTAGAAAATAG
- a CDS encoding FKBP-type peptidyl-prolyl cis-trans isomerase: protein MKVAKNTVVQFHYVLKTEQGDVIEDSNGNTPMAILIGHQNMIKGVEAALLDKESGEQFSVSVTPEDGYGEYIDEAVQRVPSKHLQGAVKWKPGMVAVVNTEQGQRQVTVLKVGKFMVTVDTNHPLAGKTLNFDINIIDVRAASEEEISHGHAHGVGGHQH, encoded by the coding sequence ATGAAAGTTGCTAAAAATACCGTCGTTCAATTTCACTACGTGTTAAAAACAGAGCAAGGTGATGTCATTGAAGATTCTAACGGCAATACGCCAATGGCCATTTTGATTGGTCATCAAAATATGATCAAAGGCGTTGAAGCGGCCTTACTCGACAAAGAGTCTGGAGAGCAATTCTCTGTATCAGTAACGCCTGAAGATGGCTACGGTGAATACATTGATGAAGCTGTACAACGTGTGCCATCAAAGCATTTACAAGGCGCAGTAAAGTGGAAGCCAGGTATGGTGGCAGTGGTTAATACTGAACAAGGTCAACGCCAAGTAACAGTTTTAAAAGTTGGTAAGTTTATGGTTACCGTTGATACCAATCATCCACTTGCAGGAAAAACACTGAACTTTGACATTAATATCATTGACGTTAGAGCAGCGAGTGAAGAAGAAATTTCTCATGGTCATGCCCATGGCGTAGGTGGTCATCAGCACTAA
- a CDS encoding alanine/glycine:cation symporter family protein, with the protein MNDFVNAANGLLWGQILVPLLLIAGVWFTVRLRAIQFRHFGHMFSVMKNSRKSDGHGISSFQALCTSLAARVGTGNLMGVAVAISIGGPGAIFWMWVIALIGMATAFAESTLGQLYKETNRNGDYRGGPAYYMLKGLKSPALALLFSICLFIGYGMIFSAPQANSIAEAFNYSYGVDTMITGVVLTIFAAIIVLGGMKKIARFSEMVVPFMGVAYLLVATFVILMNIGEIPSILLNIFESAFGLREAGGGMIGIAMMQGIKRGLYSNEAGMGSVPHAAAAATPYPPHPASQGYVQMLGVFFDTIVLCTCTAMIILLSGIELGQENFGIALTQQALENQVGSWGRDFIAVAIFFFGFTSMVANYAYAENALPFIKMNNKIGRLVFLAVFLGMIFYGSIATLGEVINLADLAMALMTIVNVVAIGLLTKQLVILAKDYNSHIDKGDVPRFIASKEQEQEMNLTPNIWSKENTELK; encoded by the coding sequence ATAAACGACTTTGTAAATGCGGCGAATGGTCTCCTGTGGGGCCAAATATTGGTACCTTTACTTTTAATCGCCGGGGTCTGGTTTACGGTTCGTTTAAGAGCGATTCAATTTCGTCATTTTGGTCATATGTTTTCGGTTATGAAAAATAGTCGAAAAAGTGACGGGCACGGTATTTCTTCTTTTCAAGCACTTTGTACGTCTCTCGCGGCACGTGTCGGTACAGGTAATTTAATGGGTGTTGCCGTTGCAATATCGATTGGTGGCCCTGGTGCAATTTTCTGGATGTGGGTGATAGCGCTTATCGGTATGGCTACAGCCTTTGCCGAAAGCACTTTAGGACAATTATATAAAGAAACCAATCGCAATGGTGATTACCGTGGTGGTCCTGCGTACTACATGCTAAAAGGCTTAAAGAGCCCAGCCTTAGCTTTGTTATTCTCCATATGTTTGTTTATCGGTTATGGCATGATTTTTTCGGCACCACAGGCGAATTCAATTGCCGAAGCATTTAATTATTCCTATGGCGTCGATACCATGATTACCGGTGTTGTGCTTACCATTTTTGCCGCTATTATTGTTTTAGGTGGAATGAAAAAAATCGCTCGCTTTTCAGAGATGGTGGTACCATTTATGGGCGTTGCTTATCTACTTGTCGCAACGTTCGTGATATTGATGAATATTGGTGAAATTCCAAGCATATTACTAAATATATTTGAGTCGGCATTTGGTTTAAGAGAAGCCGGCGGTGGCATGATTGGTATTGCCATGATGCAAGGGATAAAACGTGGTTTGTATTCTAACGAAGCAGGTATGGGTAGCGTACCTCATGCGGCAGCCGCAGCAACACCTTACCCTCCGCACCCTGCTTCACAAGGTTATGTACAAATGCTCGGTGTCTTTTTCGACACCATTGTATTGTGTACTTGTACGGCAATGATCATTTTACTAAGTGGTATTGAGTTAGGACAAGAAAACTTTGGTATCGCATTAACCCAACAGGCACTAGAAAACCAAGTTGGTTCTTGGGGGCGAGATTTTATCGCAGTAGCAATTTTCTTCTTTGGTTTTACTTCTATGGTGGCTAATTACGCTTATGCTGAAAATGCTTTACCGTTTATCAAGATGAATAATAAAATTGGCCGATTGGTGTTTTTAGCTGTATTCCTAGGCATGATTTTTTATGGTTCGATTGCGACCCTCGGTGAAGTGATTAATCTTGCCGACTTAGCCATGGCGTTAATGACTATTGTCAATGTGGTTGCTATCGGTTTATTAACTAAACAATTAGTGATATTGGCTAAAGATTACAACAGTCATATCGACAAAGGTGATGTGCCTCGATTTATTGCTAGCAAAGAGCAAGAGCAAGAAATGAACTTGACTCCAAATATTTGGAGCAAAGAAAATACAGAGCTAAAATAA
- a CDS encoding DEAD/DEAH box helicase, translated as MSFDSIGLPDELLKAVKSCGYRTMTEVQKRAIPAVRSGQDVLASAQTGTGKTAAFSIPIIEQLLKAKQSTVPVVKALVLAPTRELAIQVADNIKSYTEHTQLTTNVVYGGVGSSGQEKRLKAGSDILVATPGRLIEHLNLRHVNISQLKFIVLDEADRMLDMGFAKDIEKIFLGLKHQHQTLMFSATFSNKVKLLAQQFLTNPRVLETAKQNATAAKVRHFVYPVEEHRKSEMLAELIGVNNWQQIMVFAGTKESANAIAKELKLDGIKAALCHGDKSQGSRNKALEDFAEGKVRVLVATDVAARGIDIKDLQYVVNYHLPFLPEDYVHRIGRTGRAGKSGTAISLLSPKDNKFLDNIEQVIGHKIEQIKLPGYEFNPLDYASKAEQKAAQKGGKSELNRYQAQQKKNQGLAKKKTSSSKAKAKGAAKVKRKSRHSSK; from the coding sequence ATGAGTTTCGATTCTATCGGTTTGCCGGATGAATTATTAAAAGCGGTAAAGAGTTGCGGGTACCGCACAATGACAGAAGTTCAAAAGCGAGCTATTCCTGCTGTTCGCTCTGGTCAAGATGTGCTTGCCAGTGCACAAACCGGTACCGGTAAAACTGCCGCATTTTCAATTCCAATTATTGAGCAATTATTAAAAGCAAAACAATCGACAGTGCCGGTTGTAAAAGCATTAGTATTAGCGCCAACTCGAGAGTTAGCAATACAAGTTGCGGATAATATTAAAAGTTACACAGAACATACTCAATTAACTACCAACGTGGTTTATGGAGGCGTAGGCTCTTCCGGCCAAGAAAAACGTTTAAAAGCCGGCTCAGACATTCTAGTGGCAACACCGGGGCGATTAATAGAGCACTTGAACTTACGCCATGTGAATATCTCGCAGTTAAAGTTCATTGTGCTAGATGAAGCGGATCGTATGCTTGATATGGGCTTTGCCAAGGATATTGAAAAAATATTTTTAGGATTGAAACACCAACATCAAACGCTAATGTTTTCTGCGACATTTTCAAATAAAGTAAAATTGTTAGCGCAGCAATTCCTGACAAATCCTCGAGTTTTAGAAACAGCGAAACAAAATGCTACGGCAGCAAAAGTTAGGCATTTTGTCTATCCGGTGGAAGAACATCGTAAAAGCGAAATGCTAGCTGAACTTATTGGTGTTAATAACTGGCAACAAATTATGGTGTTTGCTGGCACCAAAGAAAGTGCTAATGCAATTGCTAAAGAGCTAAAACTTGATGGCATTAAAGCTGCGCTTTGTCATGGTGATAAATCGCAAGGCTCTCGCAATAAAGCGCTTGAAGACTTTGCTGAAGGAAAGGTAAGAGTATTGGTGGCTACCGATGTTGCCGCCCGAGGTATAGATATTAAGGATTTACAATATGTAGTAAATTATCATTTACCGTTTTTACCTGAAGATTATGTTCACCGAATAGGTCGCACCGGTCGTGCTGGTAAGTCGGGCACTGCAATATCTTTATTATCGCCAAAAGATAACAAGTTTTTAGATAATATTGAGCAAGTAATTGGCCACAAGATTGAGCAAATCAAGTTACCAGGTTACGAGTTTAACCCGCTTGATTACGCCTCAAAGGCTGAGCAAAAAGCGGCGCAAAAAGGTGGCAAGTCTGAACTGAATCGATACCAAGCGCAACAAAAGAAAAACCAAGGTTTAGCGAAAAAGAAAACTTCGTCATCAAAGGCAAAAGCTAAGGGCGCAGCTAAAGTAAAACGCAAGAGCCGTCATTCATCGAAATAG